A stretch of the Chlorobiota bacterium genome encodes the following:
- a CDS encoding T9SS type A sorting domain-containing protein, producing the protein MSYIVFLNKEGQKSVMTQIVKVDSNGNKIWDKLYSTDKNLTWGKCIAETKEGGFVIGGEVGDEWSSNFNLRDLYLLRVDKFGNQIWEKHYGSSIEEDIINDIEITKDNDIVVTGSWGRDLYIAKFKDDILSIKDGFVKNNFYIISPNPASNYFTINSGGQGAQYRIVNGLGEFLCSGVLSFNQTKISIENFSSGVYFVTVKTGNNVFTEKLVVVKE; encoded by the coding sequence TTGAGTTATATCGTTTTTTTAAACAAAGAAGGGCAAAAAAGTGTAATGACCCAAATTGTTAAAGTAGATTCAAACGGTAATAAAATTTGGGATAAATTATATTCAACAGACAAGAATTTAACATGGGGGAAGTGTATTGCTGAAACCAAAGAAGGAGGCTTTGTAATTGGTGGAGAAGTTGGAGATGAATGGAGTAGTAATTTTAATTTGAGGGATTTATACTTGCTTAGGGTTGATAAATTTGGCAATCAAATATGGGAAAAACATTATGGAAGCAGTATTGAAGAAGATATAATAAACGACATAGAAATTACAAAAGATAATGATATAGTAGTTACTGGAAGTTGGGGTAGAGATTTATATATTGCTAAATTTAAAGATGATATTTTAAGTATAAAAGATGGGTTTGTAAAAAACAATTTTTACATAATCTCCCCCAACCCGGCAAGCAATTACTTTACAATTAATAGCGGTGGTCAGGGGGCTCAATACCGCATAGTTAATGGGCTTGGGGAGTTTCTATGCAGTGGCGTTTTATCATTCAATCAGACCAAAATTTCAATAGAGAATTTTAGTAGCGGAGTTTATTTTGTAACTGTAAAAACTGGTAACAATGTTTTTACTGAAAAGTTGGTGGTTGTAAAAGAGTAA